In the Branchiostoma floridae strain S238N-H82 unplaced genomic scaffold, Bfl_VNyyK Sc7u5tJ_1572, whole genome shotgun sequence genome, one interval contains:
- the LOC118408330 gene encoding 3-oxoacyl-[acyl-carrier-protein] reductase FabG-like has translation MPDLKGKVTIITGASSGIGKGTAVEFAQLGAHLALTGRNQENLQATARACVEAGIPEDKVLVEQTVQKFGRIDVLVNNAAIGKISTIETTDMADYDRTMDVNLRSVVVLTQLCVPHLTKTQGTIVNVSSVNGTRAFPGLLAYNMSKSALDQFTRCVALELASKQIRVNSVNPGVILTGIQKRAGLSEEQYVKFLEHSKSTHALGRVGEVSEVAKTIAFLASSDASFITGAQVPVDGGRHAMCTGF, from the exons ATGCCTGACTTGAAAGGGAAGGTAACTATAATTACAG GCGCGAGTTCTGGCATCGGCAAGGGGACAGCTGTGGAATTTGCCCAGCTGGGAGCGCACCTGGCTCTGACTGGGAGGAACCAGGAAAACCTGCAGGCCACAGCAAGGGCCTGTGTGGAGGCAGGGATTCCGGAAGACAAGGT ACTGGTGGAGCAAACAGTGCAGAAGTTTGGCAGGATCGACGTCCTG GTAAACAACGCCGCTATCGGGAAGATTTCAACTATagagacaacagacatggcGGATTATGACAGGACGATGGACGTCAACCTACGGAGTGTGGTCGTCTTGACTCAGCTGTGCGTGCCCCACCTCACAAAAACTCAAG GTACCATTGTGAATGTGTCCAGTGTTAATGGGACTAGAGCG TTTCCGGGGCTTCTCGCATACAACATGAGTAAGTCTGCCCTGGACCAGTTCACAAGATGCGTCGCACTCG AACTAGCTTCCAAGCAAATCAGGGTCAACTCTGTCAA CCCTGGTGTGATTCTGACAGGGATTCAGAAACGCGCAGGGCTGAGTGAAGAGCAGTATGTCAAG TTTCTGGAGCACTCCAAGTCGACCCATGCTCTGGGGAGGGTGGGGGAAGTTTCAGAAGTGGCGAAGACCATCGCCTTCCTGGCTTCGTCTGACGCGTCCTTCATCACTGGAGCCCAGGTACCCGTGGATGGTGGGAGGCACGCGATGTGCACTGGGTTCTGA